The Dioscorea cayenensis subsp. rotundata cultivar TDr96_F1 chromosome 16, TDr96_F1_v2_PseudoChromosome.rev07_lg8_w22 25.fasta, whole genome shotgun sequence sequence tttgcaaaaaGTTGAAAGCtacaaaggttttttttttcacttttcccTATTTCTTATCTCAAGAGTGCTGATACTAGtggaaaaacataataaaaacaaaatcaaagaaaactaatcttcatgatttttttttaaataaaagttgtAGCCggctttatttaaaaaaaaataattaagaggGCTACGTTTGAAGAAGCAGGATTATATGAAATGGTGACAACACGTCAGATTATATCCCTTACAATTATAAATCACCAACATCAGACTAAATAAGGTTTTTAAATGACGTGGATGACAAGTTGGCAACCATGTCATCCCgttattctttttataaattttaaattcaaatagtataaatctctatattttttaaattttaaactctacctaaaaccctaaaatcatATGCCCAAATACTATAAAAACTATGCACAAAATTCTAAAGCctaaacccaaaaccctaaatagtaAACAGTAAACCTTTTCCGGGGGTTTTCGATTTAGCATTTACATgtttagttaataaaaaaaattattttttttacacaatTAAATTTTGATGTGGCAACTTATGATTTGAAGGGATAAAATACTACGTGGTGTCACCGTCTCATTTAATCCTAATACacgtttttcttaaaaaataaaataaaataaaataatcaagaaAGACAACTTGAAGTTTgtttctaaacaataaaaaatcaagaagCCGGCCAAAACATAGCTAGATTGGTTACTATCTTTAAAACTAAGATGtttctcaatttatttttatttttattttcattttcattttaacttgtttttttttttttggaaaaggaAAAGTTCGGACAACAAAACATTGTGACTAAGTTATCTTACAAAATGCTACATTATCATAATTCATCAGTTTAAAAGCATTACAGCAATTCATTTTGAAAcgtcaacaaaaaaacaaaaaacttaagatcaacacctttgtttcttttatctaatttcatttcatttcagttcaaaaacaaagataattttccacaaatcacacaaaaaaattttcaaaaccacAGGCCTCAAAGCTTGGGATCAATCTGCTAGTCCTGCAGAAATCAGCAGAACAAACTACATTACGGTAAGACATCCTACAGAATTCAACAATGGTAACAAATATCATCATCAGAAATTACAAATTCTTATTTCCAATCATCACAAGTTTCAATTCGAACAACACATGCTCATCATTGCAGCAAAAACCAATACTGGATTCATGCAATGATGCGAACTTTGGTATGCATAAAGTCACCTTAtcttctgcttcttattatGGTGTTTGCTTCTCCTCTCTTTtcgctttttcttttttgacttGTCCTTCTTCGAAATATGTTTTTTAACATGATGTTTCTCAGAAAGGAGCGTATCACCTTCACTATCTGTCGAGTTGTGAGAATCATTGAGGTGTTCTTTAGTTTGCATGAAAGATGGTTTTTCCGGCCCGACAATGCGCTTTTCCCACTCTTCTTTCTCCCTCACGTCCGCAGGCAGCAAAAGCCGCTCATTGTCATTCAATGATGTAGAAAGATACGGACCGGGTTCATCCATCCTTGAACCTATGGCACCTTTACCTCGCTTTCTTCtgggaaaaacaaaataagttgTTTGTCAGAAAAACAAACTTTAATAAGAAAACCAATGACCTAATCAGATACAGATACAAACACATGACAGGAACAAAACAATGATTGATCAGAGTGAAAGAACAGACATGTTTTTTGGCAAAACAAATGCTGGTTATGATATCTGCTTTGCATTTCAATCATAAACTAAGAAAGTATTTTATCAACTATGAGTGTAAAACTAATGTATTGCGTGACATACACTAAAAGACATCTGAATAATTATCCTCTAACCTGGAGTGAAGGAATTTCTCTATTTCCTCATCCTGCATCCCATCTTCGTTGGGGTAAGAATCTTCATAAGCACGTTTGCTTGATGAACATAGGGAAGCAGAatctttatcattttctttttgtctAGATTTCAATCTGGAAGCAGAAactttatcattttcttttcgtCTAGATTTCAATCTGGAAGCAGAAactttatcattttctttttgtctAGATTTCAATCTGGAAGCAGAAACTATATCATTTTCTTCAGGTCTAAATTTCAATCGGGAAGCACAAactctttcattttcttcatgtctagatTTCAGTCTTCCTTCTACATGTCCATTATAGTGCTTTTCTGATCGGGGTCTGCTACTATTTTTTGATATGTCTCGTGGTCTAGAATCCAGCTCTAGCTCTTTATCACGAGCACGCCACATTTCACTTACTTCAACAGCTCTGTTAGCTGCAAAAGAACTTCCAACAGTAAGCAAATCAGACATCCCTTCAACAGTTGATTTGGATTTACAAAGAATGTACTACAAAATGACTTGGCTTATCTTCCAATTTGGGTTTATAGGAAATACTTCAAATTCACCAATGAAGATGAAAAGGGAAACAATTTTACTTAATTACTCCCCAATGAACGTTTTTGAGCCCATAGTATACACATCAATCTCAAAATCTTATAAGAGATTAATGGCAACATACAGCTCTTCACTCTTCAGAATTCTCTCCTAAGAGAAAAAGgtttaaactttgaataattttctcatatataaTTTCTACAATAAAGAAAAGGTTTGAAATGATGGCATAAagaatagaaattaaaatagcTAGTTAGGCTATTCAACTAGAACTAAAAAGTGTTATTCGTCGTTGACAGGATATCAAGTGAAGG is a genomic window containing:
- the LOC120278424 gene encoding protein FAM133, which encodes MDLETENRLAAMLMEEARRLRLQAENEGVHAYLKPNVRARPNSRFLTATVLGVQQANRAVEVSEMWRARDKELELDSRPRDISKNSSRPRSEKHYNGHVEGRLKSRHEENERVCASRLKFRPEENDIVSASRLKSRQKENDKVSASRLKSRRKENDKVSASRLKSRQKENDKDSASLCSSSKRAYEDSYPNEDGMQDEEIEKFLHSRRKRGKGAIGSRMDEPGPYLSTSLNDNERLLLPADVREKEEWEKRIVGPEKPSFMQTKEHLNDSHNSTDSEGDTLLSEKHHVKKHISKKDKSKKKKRKERRSKHHNKKQKIR